The following are encoded in a window of Cucurbita pepo subsp. pepo cultivar mu-cu-16 chromosome LG12, ASM280686v2, whole genome shotgun sequence genomic DNA:
- the LOC111806735 gene encoding probable LRR receptor-like serine/threonine-protein kinase At1g51860 produces MNIMELSGFHSLFGFLLCGLTLLLLVQAQDQSGFISLDCGTPESTSYTETTTKIDYVSDAPFINSGVSGSVASIYGDIYQRQMRKLRSFPEGIRNCYNVSVKKDTKYLIRANFLYGNYDGLNLLPQFDLYIGNSLWETINFTKVGIDTFKDLIHVTSSKEVHICLINTGNGVPFISALEFRPLLNITYQTASGSLSLYTRLDIGSTNNQTYRFPFDVYDRLWSPFNFNEWTQVSTNQTVDATDHNNHQPPSVVMKTASTPINASKPLEIWWDTVNSSQYYVFIHFAEVVELRGNQSRGFNIMHNGDHFYGPLIPSYLSTLTVYSREQLDAADRHTFSLVPIENATLPPIINAFEIYTVKDISELASDKGDVDAITNIKSTYGVTKDWQGDPCVPMEYPWSGLNCSNEAAPRITSLNLSTSGLNGEISSYISKLTMLQTLDLSNNNLTGKVPDFLSSLLHLKILNLGNNNLSGPLPADLLKRSNDGSLSLSVGGNQNLDACTSDPCPKNEKKNNIIIPIRNLTSLVGYLNEGNHLGLIYEYMANGDLAEHLSESSPSILSWEDRLRIAIDAAQGLEYLHYGCKPPIVHRDVKTTNILLTDNFQGKLADFGLSKSFPIDGNTHMSTVVAGTPGYLDPEYYVSNRLTEKSDVYSFGIALLEIISCKPVISRTGVTPHIAKWATSSLAQGDIQSIVDPRLQGQYDTNSVWKTAEVAMACVAANSSRRPTMNDVVAELKDCLAMELSRKLENRSLDSINSIQSRPISTVGFSATDSGPMAR; encoded by the exons ATGAACATAATGGAATTATCAGGGTTCCATTCCCTCTTTGGTTTTCTGCTATGTGGTCTAACTCTTCTATTGCTTGTTCAAGCTCAGGATCAGTCAG GCTTCATTAGTTTAGACTGTGGAACACCAGAGAGTACAAGTTACAC TGAAACGACAACCAAGATCGACTACGTTTCTGATGCACCCTTCATAAACAGTGGTGTAAGTGGAAGTGTAGCTTCGATTTATGGAGATATCTACCAAAGGCAAATGAGGAAACTCAGAAGCTTCCCCGAAGGAATCAGAAATTGTTACAATGTAAGCGTTAAAAAGGATACCAAATACTTGATTCGAGCAAATTTCTTATACGGAAACTACGATGGCCTGAACTTGCTACCGCAGTTTGACCTCTATATTGGGAATAGCTTATGGGAAACAATAAACTTCACCAAAGTTGGCATTGACACTTTCAAAGATCTCATACATGTTACCTCCTCAAAGGAAGTTCACATCTGTCTGATCAATACAGGAAATGGGGTACCATTCATCTCAGCCTTGGAATTTAGACCTTTACTCAACATTACTTATCAAACAGCGTCAGGATCCTTATCACTGTATACTCGATTGGACATTGGTTCCACAAACAATCAAACATACAG GTTCCCTTTTGATGTTTATGATCGCCTCTGGTCACCATTTAACTTCAATGAGTGGACACAAGTGAGCACCAATCAAACTGTAGATGCTACTGATCACAACAATCACCAACCGCCCTCCGTTGTCATGAAAACTGCTTCCACCCCAATAAATGCAAGCAAACCACTGGAAATTTGGTGGGATACCGTAAATTCATCTCAATATTATGTATTTATCCACTTTGCTGAAGTTGTGGAGCTTAGGGGCAACCAGAGTAGAGGATTCAATATCATGCACAATGGGGATCATTTTTATGGACCTCTAATTCCAAGTTATTTATCCACACTGACCGTTTACAGTCGAGAACAATTGGATGCAGCAGATAGACATACATTTTCTTTAGTTCCAATTGAGAATGCAACACTTCCTCCAATCATTAATGCTTTCGAGATATATACAGTGAAGGATATATCAGAGTTAGCATCAGATAAAGGAGATG TGGATGCAATTACCAATATCAAGTCAACCTATGGGGTAACGAAGGATTGGCAAGGAGATCCATGTGTGCCGATGGAATATCCCTGGAGTGGGTTGAATTGTAGCAATGAAGCTGCACCAAGAATCACATCCTT GAACTTGTCTACAAGTGGACTGAATGGTGAAATATCTTCTTACATATCCAAACTAACAATGTTGCAAACTTT GGACTTGTCAAACAATAATTTGACAGGGAAGGTGCCTGATTTCCTGTCTAGTTTGTTGCACCTCAAAATTCT GAACCTAGGTAATAATAACCTCTCAGGTCCACTACCGGCTGATCTTTTGAAAAGATCCAATGATGGCTCACTATCATTAAG TGTGGGAGGAAACCAAAATCTCGATGCATGTACATCAGATCCATGTccaaagaatgaaaagaaaaacaacatcaTCATTCCAATAAGAAACTTGACAAGCCTTGTTGGATATTTGAATGAAGGAAACCACCTGGGCCTCATTTACGAGTACATGGCCAATGGAGATTTAGCAGAACACCTTTCAG AGAGTAGTCCAAGTATCCTAAGCTGGGAAGATAGACTTCGAATAGCAATAGATGCAGCTCAAG GACTGGAGTACCTGCATTACGGTTGTAAGCCACCAATAGTTCACAGAGATGTGAAAACAACAAACATCTTGTTGACAGATAATTTCCAAGGCAAACTTGCCGATTTCGGTCTCTCCAAAAGCTTTCCCATAGATGGCAACACCCACATGTCCACAGTTGTCGCTGGCACACCTGGTTATCTTGATCCAGA GTACTACGTCTCAAACAGACTAACAGAGAAAAGCGATGTATACAGCTTTGGGATAGCTCTATTAGAGATAATCAGTTGCAAACCAGTAATATCGAGAACCGGAGTTACACCACATATAGCTAAATGGGCTACATCTTCGCTGGCGCAAGGAGATATTCAGAGCATTGTCGATCCAAGATTACAAGGGCAATATGACACTAACTCTGTTTGGAAGACGGCGGAAGTGGCAATGGCTTGTGTAGCGGCAAATTCCAGTAGAAGGCCAACGATGAACGACGTTGTGGCAGAACTCAAAGATTGCTTAGCCATGGAATTGAGTCGAAAGCTTGAGAATCGTTCGCTTGATTCAATAAATTCCATCCAATCGAGGCCCATCTCCACTGTGGGGTTCAGTGCTACCGATTCTGGTCCCATGGCGAGGTGA